A window of Silurus meridionalis isolate SWU-2019-XX chromosome 4, ASM1480568v1, whole genome shotgun sequence contains these coding sequences:
- the LOC124384583 gene encoding little elongation complex subunit 1-like, with the protein MEKTRTSQSELQPLKTLKMQNIRTHKNDSVEKQLLELKEANTKQNLEIHVLKCKISSFEKSFCLMEEKLFKQGNELNKEKKCSSTQTENEQEADKDPKPTAKRTGSDMSPPRKAQKPRLDAASPDPTNTTHTTQSLLYSALETLQKSCSDTDRIHALTGTSELPVLRDEEKHVISVFCANECLVETFLSVILKKIKAERGFMGHDLLQSLCRVYVGVCQQRGDSHKAHGLAYRLLKEDFLEAPQVIMGMVTAWPSILSHDSSLCRAIHIVSNRKARGKIFHFLNKYLPWNEEPPGNIHNAITSTLKSFLEDSSLRFLENSWYGFNLCPATWNYIFSLDLLCAQLGWTWTITNIIWKDLWLILNTWLRQARTEQTPFRDVCVAAVFRLLGRLGQLGLKENMLTSLENLARSINQFGMRSFSKGMPWEVQLSVIYAIHDLAPSNPEAALKTLESWKKNSTRRIPSAVNKCITQISFLCRQTESQRSQR; encoded by the exons ATGGAAAAGACACGCACAAGCCAGTCGGAGCTTCAGCCTTTGAAGACTCTAAAGATGCAGAATATCAGAACTcacaa AAATGACAGTGTTGAAAAACAGCTTTTGGAACTTAAAG AAGCGAACACCAAACAAAATCTTGAAATCCATGTCCTGAAATGCAAAATCAGCAGCTTTGAGAAAAGCTTTTGCTTAATGGAg GAAAAACTCTTCAAACAGGGAAATGAGTTGAACAAAG agaaaaagtgCTCCTCCACGCAGACTGAGAACGAGCAGGAAGCTGACAAAG ACCCAAAGCCCACAGCAAAGAGAACTGGATCAGACATGTCACCACCCAGGAAAGCTCAAAAGCCTCGACTTGATGCTGCTTCACCTGATcctacaaacacaacacacacaacacaatctctCCTGTACAGTGCattagaaacactacaaaagtcCTGTTCTGATACAGACAGGATTCATGCACTTACAGGAACAAGTGAACTTCCAGttctgagagatgaagagaaacacgtcatttctgtgttttgtgcAAACGAG TGCTTAGTAGAGAcgtttctctctgtgattttgaAGAAGATCAAGGCAGAGAGAGGGTTTATGGGACATgatctcctgcagtctctctgtagggtttatgtaggCGTGTGTCAACAGAGAGGAGACTCTCACAAAGCACATGGTCTCGCCTACAGACtccttaaagaag ACTTTCTTGAAGCCCCCCAAGTGATTATGGgcatggtgacagcatggccaagtaTTTTATCCCATGACAGCTCTTTATGCCGAGCGATTCACATAGTGAGCAACCGGAAAGCAAGAGGAAAGATATTTCACTTCCTCAACAAGTATCTGCCCTGGAATGAG GAGCCTCCAGGAAACATCCACAATGCTATCACCAGCACCCTAAAGTCTTTTCTGGAAGACAGCAGTCTGAGGTTCCTGGAGAACAGCTGGTATGGTTTTAATCTCTGCCCTGCTACCTGGAACtacatcttcagcctggatcttctgtgtgcacaactgggctggacTTGGACCATTACCAATATTATATG gaAGGATCTTTGGCTGATCCTGAACACTTGGCTGAGGCAAGCAAGAACAGAGCAAACACCGTTCCGAGACGTCTGTGTAGCAGCAgttttcaggctacttg GGCGACTTGGTCAACTAGGACTTAAGGAGAACATGCTAACGTCACTCGAAAACCTGGCAAGAAGCATCAATCAGTTTGGAATGCGAAGCTTCTCAAAAG GTATGCCATGGGAagtgcagctctcagtcatctATGCCATTcatgatctggcacccagcaacccTGAAGCAGCTCTGAAGACTTTGGAATCATGGAAGAAAAACAGCACACGGCGCATTCCCTCAGCCGTCAATAAATGCATTACGCAAATCAGCTTCCTTTGTCGTCAGACCGAGTCACAAAGATCACAGCGGTGA